The nucleotide window CCGCCCGCGGACGAGGTGATCCTGCTGAGCCCGGCGGGGCCGCCCTTCACGCAGGCGGTGGCCGAGGAATTGGCGGGCAAGAGCCATCTGGTGTTTCTGTGTGGGCGCTACGAGGGCTTCGATGCCCGCACCGAGGGCCTGGTGACCCGCGAGCTGAGCATCGGCGATTTCGTGATGATGGGCGGCGAGGCGGCGGCAGCCTGCGTGCTGGAGGCGGTGGCCCGGCTGCTGCCCGGGGTGATTGGCGATCCGGAATCGCACCGCACCGATAGCTTCAGCAGCGGCCTGCTGGACTATCCCGAATACACCCGCCCGCCCGAATGGCGCGGCCAGGGGGTGCCGGAGGTTCTGCGCGGCGGCAACCACGGCGCGGTGGCGCTCTGGCGGCGCGAGCAGGCGCTGCGGCGGACGCTGGAACGCCGCCCCGACCTGCTGATGGCGGCGAGGCTGACGCCGCAGGACACCCTGACCTTGCTGGCGCTGGGGGTGGCGGCGCAGCAGTTGCAGGCCTGGAATGCGCCGCCACCCCCAGCGCCCCGACGGGCGCGGCGCAGGAAAAACATTGTCGTCAGCGAACAACCTGAATAGAGGGCAACGCTTTTTCACGGTTTTATTGTGGGTTGCGCTCAAGTCGCGCCTCTGGAACGGGCGCAGCATGAGCTTCAGATGACCGTTCCCCTGTTTCCCCTGCCCAACCTGGTGTTGTTCCCAGGTGTGGTGCTGCCCCTGTACGTCTTCGAGCAGCGGTACCGCGCGCTGGTCGCGGACACGCAGGCCAGCGGTGAGCCGTTCGGCATCGTGCAGATCGTCGACATGTCGGAAGAGGGAAGCGCGCCGTTTCACGAGCGGGTCTCCCGGGTGGGCACGCTGGCGCACCTGCAGCAGGCCGAGACGCACGAGGACGGCACCAGCACCATCGTCGTGGTCGGCGGCGAGCGCTTCACGGTACAGGACTTCGATTTCGGCCATCCCTACCTGAGTGCCGAGGTCAGGCTGTGGCCGCTGGAAAGCGCCCCCGCCGATCAGCAGGACATCGTGCAGGCCAGTGCCCGCAAGCTGCTGAGCGACCTGCTGCGCCTGCGCCCCACCGACGCCGACCTGATCCGCGCCAACGCGCCGGAAGACCCCATGCTGCTGGCCAGTTTTGCCGCCAACCTGCTGCCGGGCCTGGGCGGTCAGGACCGCGAGGCCGCCCTGTGCGCTCCTGGCCTGCTGGGCCGCCTGGACGTGCTGCTGGGCGCAGTTCCACGCGACATGAAGCTGATGAACTGAAAGCCCCCTGTGTAGGAAAGAGAGAGGCGGTGAGAGCGGCAGGGATGGAAGGGTTTTACAGCACGTCTTCGGCGCTGCCACGCTTGCGTTTGTTGTTCTGGGTCTTGCGCCAGCGCAGCGCCTTGACGATGGCGGGGGCGGCGGCATTGAGCGGCAGATCGTAGGCCGGGTACCACGCCCGCTGCTCGCTGAACTTCAGCTTCATCTTGAACACGCCGAACGAGTGCTTTTCCTCGTCCAGAACGCGCGGAATGCCCCAGAAGTCGAACAGGGTATACCCGCGTTCCCTGGCGTCCAGCATGGCGTTCCAGTAGAAGGCGTCGGGGGCCTTGCTGTCTTTCAGGGGCTTGCCCGCCTCATCCACGCGGTCGTCGCGCACGCTGCCGCCGAACAGGTAATACGTGCCGGTGCCCATGCCCAGAAAAAAGCCCCCGGCCAGCGCCTTGCCGCCGTGGCGCGCCAGCACGATGTACGCCTCGCCG belongs to Deinococcus aerolatus and includes:
- the trmD gene encoding tRNA (guanosine(37)-N1)-methyltransferase TrmD, with the translated sequence MLTFSFLTLFPELLAPFAGEAIIGRARQRGLLDVNLVQLRDFSDNRHHKVDDTPYGGGAGMVIRVDVAERALSSLPPADEVILLSPAGPPFTQAVAEELAGKSHLVFLCGRYEGFDARTEGLVTRELSIGDFVMMGGEAAAACVLEAVARLLPGVIGDPESHRTDSFSSGLLDYPEYTRPPEWRGQGVPEVLRGGNHGAVALWRREQALRRTLERRPDLLMAARLTPQDTLTLLALGVAAQQLQAWNAPPPPAPRRARRRKNIVVSEQPE
- a CDS encoding LON peptidase substrate-binding domain-containing protein, which produces MTVPLFPLPNLVLFPGVVLPLYVFEQRYRALVADTQASGEPFGIVQIVDMSEEGSAPFHERVSRVGTLAHLQQAETHEDGTSTIVVVGGERFTVQDFDFGHPYLSAEVRLWPLESAPADQQDIVQASARKLLSDLLRLRPTDADLIRANAPEDPMLLASFAANLLPGLGGQDREAALCAPGLLGRLDVLLGAVPRDMKLMN